The Pelagibacterium halotolerans B2 genome has a segment encoding these proteins:
- a CDS encoding relaxase/mobilization nuclease domain-containing protein, giving the protein MSKDRDFKVRPGRIRSRASQRMRPFIAQALAAATRAGGSHGRGNGFGSSGSSNFGRGRTANVVANRLITRRSRVAVVKARVVRNGGSGARASRHLDYLRREGVTRDGKKAILFGPETDHADAGDFAERCADDRHHFRFIVSPEDAGDLNDLKGFTRELMDQMQKDVGTDLEWVAIDHWNTEHPHIHVLVRGVADTGEDLVISRDYIRSGLRDRARDLITQELGPRNDPDIRASLERQTGADRWTDLDRQLLREGGENRIVDLAPKPGERPDQYHAFKAGRIRTLESFGLAHPVGGQQWQIAEEAESTLRELGERNDIIKRMHKAVADRGIERAVSDYTLASAGGDSPVIGRLVDRGLHDELTGEAYAVIDGTDGRTHHIRFHDLSATGDGGLGSIVELRTYTDSRDNVRTALAVRSDLSIADQIKSDGATWLDRQLVAGDPAGFGGGFGAEVQQALEARTDHLIEEGLARREGQRIVFARSLLATLRRRELDALGERLAAETGSPFQKAASGEYVAGTYRQRFALASGRVAMIDDGLGFKLVPWTPSVEQHLGKHISGVARSDGGIDWSFGRKRTLGLS; this is encoded by the coding sequence ATGAGCAAGGATCGCGACTTCAAGGTCCGGCCGGGACGCATCCGCTCGCGTGCCAGCCAGAGAATGCGGCCCTTCATCGCCCAGGCGCTCGCCGCTGCCACGCGAGCCGGCGGCAGCCACGGGCGGGGCAACGGCTTCGGGTCGTCGGGCTCCTCCAACTTCGGGCGCGGTCGCACTGCCAATGTTGTGGCCAATCGCCTCATCACGCGCCGCAGCCGGGTTGCCGTGGTCAAGGCGCGGGTTGTCCGCAACGGCGGCTCAGGGGCACGCGCCTCGCGCCATCTCGATTACCTCCGGCGCGAGGGTGTCACTCGCGACGGCAAGAAGGCAATCCTGTTCGGCCCCGAGACCGACCATGCCGACGCCGGCGACTTTGCCGAGCGCTGCGCCGACGACCGGCACCATTTCCGTTTCATCGTCTCACCCGAGGACGCGGGGGACCTGAACGACCTCAAGGGCTTTACCCGCGAGCTTATGGACCAGATGCAGAAGGACGTCGGCACCGATCTCGAATGGGTGGCGATCGATCATTGGAATACCGAGCATCCGCACATCCATGTCCTCGTGCGCGGCGTAGCCGACACCGGCGAGGATCTGGTGATCTCGCGCGACTATATCCGCTCAGGGTTGCGCGACCGGGCGCGCGATCTCATCACTCAGGAACTTGGGCCCCGCAACGATCCCGACATTCGCGCAAGCCTCGAGCGGCAGACCGGCGCCGACCGCTGGACCGACCTCGACCGCCAGCTCCTGCGCGAAGGCGGTGAGAACCGCATCGTCGATCTCGCGCCCAAGCCGGGCGAGCGGCCGGACCAGTATCATGCCTTCAAGGCCGGCCGGATACGCACGCTCGAAAGCTTCGGCCTGGCTCATCCGGTCGGCGGCCAGCAATGGCAAATCGCAGAGGAAGCCGAATCCACATTACGCGAACTGGGCGAGCGCAACGACATCATCAAACGGATGCATAAGGCGGTCGCCGACCGAGGTATCGAGCGCGCCGTGTCCGACTATACGCTCGCAAGCGCGGGCGGCGACAGCCCGGTCATCGGCCGGCTGGTCGATCGCGGGTTGCATGATGAACTGACCGGGGAAGCCTATGCGGTGATCGATGGCACCGACGGGCGCACTCACCATATCCGCTTCCACGATCTTTCCGCCACCGGCGACGGCGGGCTCGGCTCTATCGTCGAGCTGCGCACCTACACCGATTCCAGGGACAATGTTCGAACCGCACTGGCGGTGCGCTCAGACCTGTCTATCGCGGACCAGATCAAGTCCGATGGCGCCACCTGGCTCGACCGCCAACTCGTGGCCGGCGATCCGGCCGGGTTCGGCGGCGGCTTCGGCGCCGAGGTGCAGCAGGCGCTCGAGGCACGCACCGATCACCTGATTGAGGAGGGCCTGGCCCGGCGCGAGGGTCAGCGCATCGTCTTCGCCCGTAGTCTTCTCGCCACCTTGCGGCGCCGCGAGTTGGACGCGCTTGGGGAACGGCTGGCCGCAGAGACGGGTAGCCCGTTCCAGAAAGCGGCATCGGGAGAGTATGTGGCCGGCACCTATCGCCAGCGTTTCGCGCTCGCTTCGGGCCGCGTGGCGATGATTGACGATGGACTGGGGTTCAAGCTCGTGCCCTGGACACCATCGGTCGAGCAGCATCTCGGCAAGCACATCTCGGGCGTCGCGCGCAGCGACGGCGGCATCGATTGGAGCTTCGGACGAAAGAGAACTTTGGGTCTGAGCTAA
- a CDS encoding L,D-transpeptidase family protein, whose product MPLAIAYVSRVVVVFFATLALAACSQYMGDNRHNVPLPPELLQRMAEINSSPSEPMMIRLYKQTSTLEVWKRTSDGTYSLLKTYDICKWSGELGPKFREGDHQSPEGFYDVTPDLMNPNSSYWLSFNVGFPNKFDQAWERTGTNLMIHGDCLSVGCYAMTDDGIKEIFALARETFRGGNRSFQLQLLPFPMTEANIQANASSPHVDFWRNLKEGADIFDNTGIPPTWDVCERRYVFNVNDPRVSPLDPLGPCPIS is encoded by the coding sequence ATGCCCCTCGCAATCGCATATGTCAGTCGCGTAGTTGTCGTATTTTTTGCCACCTTGGCGCTGGCAGCATGCAGTCAGTACATGGGCGACAATCGCCATAACGTTCCGCTGCCGCCAGAGCTCCTCCAACGGATGGCCGAAATCAACTCCTCGCCATCTGAGCCGATGATGATACGCCTTTATAAACAGACTTCGACGCTGGAGGTTTGGAAACGAACCAGCGACGGCACATACAGCCTCTTGAAGACATACGACATATGCAAATGGTCAGGGGAACTAGGGCCAAAATTCCGTGAAGGCGATCATCAATCGCCGGAGGGCTTCTACGACGTAACACCCGACTTGATGAACCCGAACTCTTCCTACTGGCTATCGTTCAACGTCGGTTTTCCGAACAAATTTGATCAGGCTTGGGAGCGCACTGGAACAAACTTGATGATTCATGGGGACTGTCTGTCAGTTGGCTGCTACGCCATGACCGACGATGGCATCAAGGAGATTTTCGCACTTGCCCGGGAAACATTCAGAGGCGGCAATCGATCCTTCCAACTACAGTTGCTGCCCTTTCCGATGACGGAAGCTAACATCCAGGCGAACGCATCGAGCCCTCATGTTGATTTTTGGCGCAATCTCAAAGAAGGCGCGGATATCTTCGACAACACAGGAATCCCGCCGACCTGGGATGTCTGCGAGAGGCGTTATGTCTTCAACGTGAATGATCCTCGCGTCTCCCCTCTTGATCCCTTGGGGCCTTGTCCAATTTCGTGA
- a CDS encoding DUF2171 domain-containing protein: protein MYDLSGIKAGMEVLGADGAPVGTVASVDGDRIRLEAVDIGSHAGHKHYIPGGIVAIVEDNTVRLSATGANAVLLDEETDGSPAD from the coding sequence ATGTACGACCTTTCGGGCATCAAAGCTGGAATGGAAGTTCTTGGTGCCGACGGTGCGCCGGTGGGTACGGTCGCATCAGTGGATGGGGACCGTATTCGGTTGGAAGCCGTCGACATTGGGTCGCACGCAGGCCACAAGCACTACATCCCAGGCGGCATCGTGGCCATCGTGGAAGACAATACCGTTCGCCTTTCGGCTACCGGCGCTAATGCCGTCTTGCTGGATGAGGAAACCGACGGCTCGCCAGCCGACTAA
- a CDS encoding cytochrome c biogenesis CcdA family protein: MGFEIASIGVLAALFAGMVSFLSPCVLPLVPGYVSYITGNMDRSGVAARSNALLLSLCFVAGFATIFVALGASATALSRLLLSWRYEANIVGGAIVIVFGVFTTGLVRLPWLSQDLRYHGALKGGGPAGAYVLGLAFGFGWTPCIGPILGAILTVSATSEAAGSGILLLSIYSAGLGVPFLLTATFADSLAARLKHMRRLGRVLQILAGIVMILMGLAMITGQMSAFAFWLLERFPVFARIG, encoded by the coding sequence ATGGGCTTTGAGATTGCCAGTATCGGGGTCTTGGCGGCACTGTTTGCAGGCATGGTCTCGTTTCTTTCACCCTGCGTGCTTCCCCTGGTGCCGGGATATGTTTCCTACATCACAGGCAATATGGACCGCAGCGGCGTAGCGGCGCGCTCGAACGCCTTGCTCCTGAGCCTCTGTTTTGTCGCCGGATTTGCTACGATTTTTGTTGCGCTCGGCGCAAGCGCCACAGCGCTCAGCAGGCTGCTGCTTTCGTGGCGCTACGAAGCCAACATTGTAGGGGGCGCGATCGTCATTGTGTTCGGCGTTTTTACGACCGGTCTCGTTAGGTTGCCATGGCTCTCTCAGGATCTTCGATATCATGGTGCCCTGAAAGGTGGGGGGCCGGCTGGCGCCTATGTCTTGGGGTTGGCGTTCGGCTTCGGCTGGACGCCCTGCATTGGCCCGATCCTTGGGGCAATCCTCACCGTGAGCGCGACGTCAGAGGCAGCAGGAAGTGGCATCCTGCTGCTCTCGATCTATTCGGCGGGTCTTGGGGTGCCATTTCTGCTCACCGCCACCTTTGCAGACAGCTTGGCGGCAAGGCTCAAGCACATGCGCCGGCTGGGCCGGGTGCTACAGATCCTCGCCGGGATAGTGATGATCCTTATGGGACTGGCGATGATCACCGGCCAGATGTCCGCATTTGCTTTTTGGCTTCTTGAGCGCTTTCCGGTCTTCGCACGTATAGGATAA
- a CDS encoding phosphonate ABC transporter ATP-binding protein, producing MKSDAIVLRDLSFRYPGEGRPVLTIAELHVPMGQRVALIGASGAGKSTLLRLIDGRLRGWSGHCEVVGLPFSPNRKPPRAWRRRVGFVFQEFALVERGTAQDNVLNGRLGHADPFWSLMGRFGADDFGITDQAIRDVGMEIFAARRVDRLSGGQRQRIAIARCLAQEPHLLLADEPVSSLDPVRASAVLELLHRAVTSPETTLVLSSHQPGLVAGYVDRFIALEGGRIVFDGPPDALSQAQLAGIYGARAQGQNEAAAR from the coding sequence ATGAAGTCCGACGCGATCGTACTTCGGGATCTGAGCTTCCGGTATCCGGGCGAGGGGCGACCGGTCCTGACGATCGCTGAGTTGCACGTACCGATGGGACAGCGCGTGGCGCTGATCGGCGCCTCCGGCGCGGGCAAGAGCACGTTGTTGCGCCTTATTGACGGACGGCTGCGCGGCTGGTCGGGGCACTGTGAGGTCGTCGGCCTCCCATTTAGTCCGAACCGCAAGCCGCCCCGAGCGTGGCGCCGCCGCGTAGGCTTCGTTTTCCAGGAATTCGCGCTGGTCGAGCGGGGAACCGCGCAGGACAACGTGCTGAACGGTAGGCTGGGCCATGCCGATCCGTTCTGGTCTCTCATGGGCAGGTTTGGGGCAGACGACTTCGGGATCACCGATCAGGCAATACGCGATGTGGGAATGGAAATTTTCGCGGCCCGCCGCGTCGATCGGCTCAGCGGTGGCCAGCGTCAAAGGATCGCCATCGCCCGGTGCCTCGCGCAGGAACCGCACCTGCTGCTGGCCGACGAGCCGGTCAGCAGTCTCGATCCCGTAAGGGCCAGCGCAGTTCTCGAGCTGTTGCACCGGGCCGTCACGAGCCCGGAGACTACACTGGTATTGTCCTCGCATCAGCCGGGGTTGGTCGCAGGATATGTGGATCGCTTCATCGCGCTCGAGGGGGGGCGCATCGTTTTCGACGGCCCGCCGGACGCGCTGAGCCAAGCCCAACTCGCCGGCATCTATGGCGCGCGCGCCCAGGGCCAGAACGAGGCGGCCGCGCGATGA
- the phnE gene encoding phosphonate ABC transporter, permease protein PhnE, protein MTARSHRRTEVGGRAQDRDRQRAWGQFLLSVMIVLIVMWSWSGSEIDLPRLAESGGRIAEFLGRMMPPDLSVLPVVIESSAETLRIAILGTVGCIFLSAVLGLLAARNLTPAIVHVPVKTVLAVIRGVPLILVAMLMVGAVGLGALPGILAIAFHATGMLAKFYAEAIESIDPSPIEALESAGATFLQKLRFGAWPQIAPDVLRDTLFRFEMNLRESLILGVVGAGGIGFYIQMYVRAFQYDRVATLTIVVIAFVVVIELVNNAIRGLLR, encoded by the coding sequence ATGACGGCGAGATCCCATAGGCGAACGGAGGTGGGCGGCCGCGCGCAAGATCGCGACAGGCAACGTGCCTGGGGGCAGTTCCTGCTCTCGGTCATGATCGTTCTGATCGTCATGTGGTCATGGAGCGGCAGCGAGATCGACCTGCCGCGCCTGGCCGAGAGCGGCGGGCGGATCGCCGAGTTCTTGGGCAGGATGATGCCGCCCGATCTTTCGGTGCTGCCGGTGGTCATCGAATCCTCGGCCGAGACGCTGCGCATTGCGATCCTGGGGACCGTCGGCTGCATTTTTCTCTCAGCCGTTCTTGGCCTGCTGGCAGCACGAAACCTGACCCCGGCGATCGTCCACGTTCCGGTCAAGACGGTCCTCGCCGTCATTCGTGGCGTGCCACTGATCCTCGTCGCCATGCTGATGGTGGGCGCCGTGGGGCTGGGGGCGCTGCCCGGCATACTCGCCATTGCCTTCCATGCCACCGGGATGCTGGCGAAATTCTATGCCGAGGCCATCGAGAGCATCGATCCAAGCCCCATCGAGGCGCTGGAGAGCGCTGGCGCGACCTTTCTTCAGAAGCTGCGTTTCGGCGCTTGGCCGCAGATCGCTCCGGACGTCCTTCGGGATACCTTATTCCGCTTCGAGATGAACCTGCGCGAATCCCTCATCCTGGGCGTTGTAGGAGCGGGCGGCATCGGCTTTTACATCCAGATGTATGTGCGTGCGTTCCAATACGATAGGGTTGCGACACTGACGATCGTGGTCATTGCCTTCGTGGTTGTTATAGAACTGGTCAACAACGCCATCCGCGGCCTTCTGCGCTAA
- a CDS encoding M23 family metallopeptidase, with translation MSGRASSYQTLACWGVLGGLLLTNVLTFTILLNNEDLSDFWNNRSSVVLRAYEDRIAELSTNVDRLRSREIANSGTATLRGQELVERQAQLEDQLLAIEMLAKTALAPELVPFPQSNESPVLSATGGASPAEQLDILEANLRAMEEEIGDSVTLLSEVMDRSVETIVAELRRVGHEPTLSELAIGGPFLDASDFPSSSDTPDMVDILTAMARLEEARRAMDDVPIHRPIETTRISSNFGLRQDPFTGQSAFHSGIDFPAPTGTPILSAGRGTVTFVGWKGDYGRVVEVTHASGLMSRYPHLSRALVDQGDEVEADMVIALVGSTGRSTGPHLHFEIRNESSAIDPTPYLAAGRRLEVFDPWFTTASR, from the coding sequence GTGAGCGGTCGTGCATCATCATATCAAACGCTCGCCTGTTGGGGGGTGCTTGGCGGGCTGCTTCTCACCAATGTGCTCACATTCACGATACTCCTCAACAATGAGGACCTTAGCGATTTCTGGAACAACCGAAGTTCCGTGGTGCTGAGGGCCTATGAAGACCGCATCGCCGAGTTGAGCACGAATGTTGACCGGCTTCGATCCAGAGAAATCGCGAACTCCGGAACAGCGACTCTTAGAGGTCAGGAATTGGTTGAACGCCAGGCACAGCTGGAAGATCAGCTCTTGGCGATAGAGATGCTTGCGAAGACGGCACTGGCTCCTGAGCTGGTACCATTCCCCCAGTCGAATGAAAGCCCAGTCCTTTCGGCGACGGGTGGAGCGAGCCCTGCTGAGCAGCTTGATATTCTTGAAGCGAACTTAAGAGCAATGGAAGAAGAGATCGGAGACTCGGTGACGCTCCTTTCCGAGGTGATGGACCGATCAGTCGAGACGATCGTCGCAGAGTTGAGGCGCGTCGGCCATGAGCCGACTCTAAGCGAGTTGGCCATAGGCGGTCCATTTTTGGATGCTAGCGATTTTCCATCAAGTTCCGATACCCCTGATATGGTCGATATCCTCACTGCCATGGCTCGCTTGGAGGAAGCGCGCAGGGCCATGGACGATGTACCAATTCATCGACCGATTGAAACTACACGCATCAGCTCTAACTTTGGTCTGCGCCAAGATCCTTTCACCGGCCAATCCGCATTTCACTCCGGCATCGACTTTCCAGCTCCGACTGGTACGCCGATCCTGAGCGCGGGCCGCGGGACCGTCACTTTTGTTGGTTGGAAGGGCGACTACGGCAGAGTGGTCGAAGTAACCCACGCCTCGGGCCTGATGTCGCGCTACCCTCATCTTTCGCGAGCACTGGTTGACCAAGGGGACGAGGTAGAGGCGGATATGGTGATCGCGCTCGTCGGCTCCACCGGCCGGTCGACCGGACCCCATCTGCATTTTGAAATTCGTAATGAGAGCAGCGCAATCGATCCTACTCCATACCTGGCTGCTGGCAGGCGTCTAGAAGTATTCGATCCGTGGTTCACGACCGCATCACGGTAA
- a CDS encoding phosphatase PAP2 family protein: MVILALLFALSLWTIFNVDRPIAIWMRAFPEELSALANHITRLGAGVEVLVGSGALLILLAFLPRARLRRRIVVGANAVVAAAGFVFLSVAGGGLAVLITKYSIGRARPAVSQGEDPLDFQVFALNPDYAAFPSGHATTAGAMAMALALVFPRFRSIFISIGILISLSRQLVGVHWPSDTIMGWAVGVGFTFWLAHIFARRRLLFVYGEDGSLRPRLAGMPLVSLLLRNARRTAAPG; encoded by the coding sequence TTGGTCATTCTCGCGCTATTGTTTGCTCTTTCGCTGTGGACCATATTCAATGTCGATCGTCCGATTGCGATCTGGATGCGTGCTTTCCCCGAGGAGTTGTCCGCCCTCGCTAATCACATCACACGGCTGGGTGCAGGCGTGGAAGTGCTCGTAGGCTCGGGCGCGCTGCTCATCCTTTTGGCTTTCCTGCCCAGGGCGCGGTTGCGTCGCCGGATCGTGGTGGGCGCCAACGCCGTTGTGGCAGCGGCAGGGTTTGTTTTTCTATCGGTTGCTGGCGGCGGACTCGCTGTACTGATTACGAAATACTCGATTGGCCGTGCCCGGCCCGCGGTGTCGCAAGGGGAGGATCCGCTTGACTTCCAGGTGTTCGCCCTCAACCCCGACTACGCCGCCTTTCCCTCTGGCCATGCCACGACCGCTGGCGCCATGGCCATGGCACTTGCACTGGTATTCCCCAGGTTCCGGTCGATTTTCATTTCCATCGGCATTCTGATCAGTCTATCCCGGCAATTGGTCGGCGTTCACTGGCCAAGCGACACGATAATGGGGTGGGCGGTAGGGGTCGGCTTTACCTTCTGGCTTGCCCATATCTTCGCTCGTCGCCGCTTGCTTTTCGTCTATGGCGAGGACGGCTCCCTGCGGCCAAGGCTGGCCGGCATGCCGCTCGTGTCCCTTCTGCTGAGAAACGCACGAAGAACGGCTGCGCCCGGTTAG
- a CDS encoding phosphate/phosphite/phosphonate ABC transporter substrate-binding protein, protein MHMKTTCTEPRPFSPTRRSLLVSMVALHFAPAMAWAQAGDGLTLAFVPQEDPEKLLGDIRIITEWLGGELGMLVRGFVTSDHAAAVEALRNGDADISFMGALPYVLANEYAGATAILQEVYFGRPYYTARVFVRRDSGIAELADLRGKTIAFADPISESGYYYPLDLFAEAGLFQRDDDPGTFFDRVLFAGGYQQAIQAVANGLVDAAGASQYADMLLTPTQQLEVTWIAESRPIPSHSVIARGDLAPDLREVFVSAMLRLNEPELRYLLQYVYGPDGYVVADLAAYEEVRTLARAYGLLR, encoded by the coding sequence ATGCATATGAAGACGACATGTACTGAGCCGCGTCCCTTTTCTCCGACTCGGCGATCGCTGCTGGTGTCGATGGTGGCCCTGCATTTCGCACCTGCAATGGCGTGGGCACAGGCAGGAGACGGCTTGACGCTTGCCTTCGTCCCACAGGAGGACCCCGAGAAGCTTCTCGGCGACATCCGGATCATCACCGAATGGCTGGGCGGGGAGCTCGGCATGCTGGTACGCGGCTTCGTGACCAGCGATCACGCAGCGGCCGTCGAGGCCCTGCGTAACGGCGACGCGGACATCTCCTTCATGGGGGCGCTGCCCTATGTCCTTGCCAATGAATATGCCGGCGCCACGGCCATCCTCCAGGAGGTCTATTTCGGCCGTCCCTATTATACCGCGCGCGTGTTCGTACGCCGGGATAGCGGCATCGCCGAGCTCGCGGATCTGCGCGGCAAGACCATAGCCTTCGCCGATCCGATTTCAGAGTCGGGCTACTACTATCCGCTGGATCTCTTCGCGGAAGCGGGCCTATTCCAGCGCGACGACGACCCGGGAACCTTCTTCGACCGCGTTCTGTTCGCCGGCGGATATCAGCAGGCGATCCAGGCCGTGGCGAACGGGCTGGTCGATGCAGCGGGCGCCAGCCAGTACGCCGATATGCTGCTGACTCCGACCCAGCAGCTCGAGGTCACATGGATCGCCGAGTCCCGACCGATCCCCTCGCACAGCGTCATAGCTCGCGGTGACCTGGCACCTGACCTGCGCGAGGTCTTCGTTTCAGCGATGCTGAGGTTGAACGAGCCGGAGCTGCGATATCTGCTGCAATATGTCTACGGGCCGGACGGCTACGTCGTCGCGGATCTGGCCGCCTATGAGGAGGTCAGAACGCTGGCGAGGGCCTATGGTTTGCTGAGATAA
- a CDS encoding cytochrome c oxidase assembly protein, whose protein sequence is MIAESFDSYCGPPPVPDSIWLQWNFDPFAIALMVLIAIGWFTQGRRDSAGRAAVFGALVLIGVAFLSPICALTVALFSVRVAHHVILISVTAPLLAIALPWRRGPRLPLALLTVFSAITLWIWHAPLAYEWAIGGALPYWLMQLTLLGTSWLFWREIFSPERSFGPSILALLSFVAQMGLLGAILVFARRPIYPPHFLTTEPFGISTLSDQQLAGLVMWVPAMFPYIAVALWLLMRFLSRDDTKHPETTV, encoded by the coding sequence ATGATTGCTGAATCCTTCGACTCCTATTGCGGCCCGCCGCCCGTGCCGGACAGTATTTGGCTGCAATGGAATTTCGACCCCTTTGCCATCGCTCTCATGGTCTTGATCGCTATTGGGTGGTTCACCCAAGGTAGAAGGGATTCGGCAGGAAGGGCCGCAGTTTTCGGGGCGCTTGTCCTAATTGGCGTTGCTTTCCTCTCGCCCATCTGCGCTTTGACCGTAGCGTTGTTCTCCGTTCGAGTAGCCCATCATGTCATCCTGATCTCGGTGACGGCTCCCCTGCTCGCAATTGCGCTGCCTTGGCGGCGAGGCCCCCGGCTGCCACTTGCACTATTGACGGTGTTCAGCGCCATCACGTTATGGATCTGGCACGCTCCATTGGCCTATGAGTGGGCGATCGGCGGCGCGCTACCGTACTGGCTGATGCAATTAACCTTGCTTGGCACCTCCTGGCTGTTCTGGCGTGAAATCTTCAGCCCGGAACGGTCATTTGGGCCGAGCATACTCGCGCTGCTTTCGTTTGTGGCACAAATGGGCCTGCTCGGCGCCATATTGGTTTTTGCACGCAGACCGATTTATCCACCGCACTTCTTGACAACTGAGCCGTTTGGAATTTCCACGCTCAGCGATCAGCAACTTGCAGGCTTGGTGATGTGGGTTCCCGCGATGTTTCCGTATATCGCGGTCGCGTTGTGGCTGCTGATGCGGTTCCTGAGCAGAGACGACACCAAACATCCTGAAACCACCGTATGA
- a CDS encoding cytochrome b — MATSSDSKATTHSGGYVPGTRIERWLDERLPILRFSKEHLMDFPTPRNLNYWWTFGGILAFMLVVQIATGVVLVMHYTPNVDMAFASVEQIRRDVNYGRIIQGTHAVGASMFFFAAYVHMFRGLYYGSYKAPREIIWMLGVILFILLMATAFMGYVLPWGQMSLWGATVITGIFSAIPIVGEPIQTLLLGGVSVANPTLNRFFSLHYLLPFIIAAVVVLHIWALHVPGNNNPTGVEVKESRDALPFHPYYTMKDLFAIVVFLIPFAWFVFFAPDILGHADNYIPANPQVTPAYIVPEWYLLPFYTMLRAIDFNVLFIDSKLGGVIVMFGSLLVLFVLPWLDTSKVRSGTFRPLFKPFFWLFVVNFIALAYLGAQPAEGIYVLLAKVTTAYYFAYFLVILPILGRIEKPAPLPASISQSVLGERGNGPNEKVA, encoded by the coding sequence TTGGCGACATCGAGCGACTCGAAAGCAACGACCCACTCTGGCGGCTACGTGCCCGGCACCAGGATCGAACGCTGGCTCGATGAAAGGCTTCCGATCCTTAGGTTCTCTAAAGAGCACCTGATGGATTTCCCCACCCCCAGGAATCTCAACTACTGGTGGACGTTCGGGGGCATTCTCGCCTTCATGCTGGTGGTGCAGATCGCGACAGGCGTTGTTCTTGTCATGCACTACACTCCGAACGTGGATATGGCCTTTGCTTCGGTCGAGCAGATTCGTCGTGACGTCAACTATGGGCGCATCATCCAGGGTACCCATGCGGTGGGTGCTTCGATGTTCTTCTTTGCCGCTTATGTCCATATGTTTCGCGGCCTCTACTACGGGTCCTACAAAGCGCCGCGCGAGATTATCTGGATGCTCGGGGTGATCCTGTTCATCCTGCTTATGGCCACAGCCTTCATGGGGTATGTGCTGCCGTGGGGCCAGATGAGCCTCTGGGGTGCCACGGTGATCACCGGTATCTTCTCTGCAATCCCGATCGTAGGCGAGCCGATCCAGACGCTGCTTCTCGGCGGGGTCTCGGTCGCCAATCCGACTCTCAACCGCTTCTTCTCACTGCACTATCTGCTGCCATTTATCATCGCGGCGGTCGTCGTCCTGCACATCTGGGCGCTGCACGTTCCGGGCAATAACAACCCCACCGGGGTCGAAGTGAAAGAGAGCCGCGATGCGCTGCCCTTCCACCCCTACTATACGATGAAGGACCTTTTCGCGATCGTTGTCTTCCTGATCCCGTTCGCCTGGTTCGTGTTCTTTGCCCCTGATATCTTGGGGCATGCCGACAACTACATCCCGGCCAATCCGCAGGTTACTCCAGCCTACATCGTGCCCGAATGGTACCTTCTGCCCTTCTACACCATGCTGAGGGCAATAGATTTCAACGTCCTGTTCATCGATTCCAAGCTGGGTGGGGTCATCGTGATGTTCGGGTCGCTCCTGGTCCTTTTCGTCCTACCGTGGCTCGACACATCCAAGGTACGCTCGGGAACGTTCCGCCCACTGTTCAAGCCGTTCTTCTGGCTGTTTGTCGTTAATTTCATCGCACTGGCTTATCTGGGCGCGCAGCCTGCCGAGGGGATCTATGTTCTCCTCGCCAAAGTGACGACGGCATACTATTTCGCCTACTTCCTCGTAATATTGCCGATCTTGGGGCGTATCGAAAAACCCGCACCCTTGCCTGCAAGTATATCGCAAAGCGTATTGGGCGAGAGAGGTAATGGGCCGAATGAAAAAGTTGCGTAA